The Infirmifilum lucidum DNA segment TATGCCCGGTTTAATCGGGTTGGTCTTTAGGCCTTTTAAAATTGCTCCAGCTAATTTGCTCCTGTAAGGGTTCCAGATTCTATACTCCTTGCCACCAATGTTGACAAGCTGCTCCCCATATACCTTGATGCCAGGTGCCATATTGACCGTTGCAAGTCTCTCGCTTCCATCCTCGAACTCGACCACGTAGACTTGTGGGAATGCCTCATGTTCTCTTACTCTTAAAGCCCTAATCATCTCTTTTCACCTCTGAACTTTTTTCCACCCTTTTTTGCTTTTACTGCTCTCTCAGGTTTAACTGGAGGCTTCGCGTATAACGTTTTTATCTCCTCAACTCTCTTTTCAAGATCCTCTCTAAGTTCGTCGGCCCGGTATTCGCCGGAGAAAGCATCTATGCGTGCAGCTATTGCTAGTTTAGCGGCTAAAGCCCGTGCGATCTTCCCCCTCTGCCACTTGGGAGACCTGTGTATCAAGGGGTGCTGGAATATCACACCGTGTTTAGGCGGCTTAGCACCGTACCGTAGCGCCCTGAACAGGGCTTTCTCGGCCCCTAGGACTTGAATAGTGCTGGCTGGGAGCTTAGCAAGTTTGTCGAGACCACCGGCAAGAGCTATAAGCCTAGCACCAAGCAATGACCCAACAAGGCCTCTGATGTTTGGAGCAACCTCGTACATCGCTTCGTCGATGTACTTCTCCAGGCTGCGTCTGATAGAGTAGAGCCGGAGTCCGGTATCAGATATAAGACGTATCGCTTCGAGGTCAAACTCCGTCAAGTCTGCCCCCATGCTCGACTGAGCAGCCTTTACTATTTTCTCAGCCACATCATCCTTTATACCCAGTTCCTTTAGCCTCTCCTTGGTCATCTTAC contains these protein-coding regions:
- a CDS encoding C/D box methylation guide ribonucleoprotein complex aNOP56 subunit (functions along with aFIB and aL7a; guides 2'-O-methylation of ribose to specific sites in RNAs) — protein: MAKKYLFITPLAVYILDEHGEPIAFYKLYRDSMSREEHVRLLYDMEQGRLSEKILEFIASNIKKEDELVVEDNDLGRFISNNLKDARVESATRGDAILKARENLTSIIEKTVGVKPQEYYSLVHELMLQLTRLKVKEVAEKRDLFVAQAINALDDVNKTINLFASRVREWYSLHFPELDELVEEHEDYFKVVSNIGFRSKMTKERLKELGIKDDVAEKIVKAAQSSMGADLTEFDLEAIRLISDTGLRLYSIRRSLEKYIDEAMYEVAPNIRGLVGSLLGARLIALAGGLDKLAKLPASTIQVLGAEKALFRALRYGAKPPKHGVIFQHPLIHRSPKWQRGKIARALAAKLAIAARIDAFSGEYRADELREDLEKRVEEIKTLYAKPPVKPERAVKAKKGGKKFRGEKR